TGTAGATGTAACTGAACTCCTCGCTGTTGCAAAATTTTGTGAAAATGACGCCTGACCCACGCGTTATAGGTAGACATGACTTCTGCATCGCGATGAAACAAGTGAATTTCTAAATCCAAGCCATGCTGCTTGAGAATACTTTGTAAATGACTTTGCAGCGAAAGTGTTAATTCCACACCACCCGCGCCCCCACCAACAACACCGATGCGAATGGGTTGCTGAGGATTTTGCTTGACATTTTCAACAAAATGATCCCAGTGTGCGAGTAAGTGCGAAATTGGCTTAGCAGGAATTGCGTATTCAGTTGCACCAGGTACAGATACAGTTGCTGGAGTACTACCAATATCAATTGAGACGACATCAAACGCCACAGGTGGACGATGTGCACAAATCACCTGCTTGTTTTCTAAGTCTAAACCGATTGCTTGGTCAATATATAGCTGTGCTTGGGAAAATTGCGCTAAGCGACGCAAATCAATATGGCATTCTTCTCGCGAGTAGAAACCGGCAACATGACCTGGTAACATTCCCGAATAAGGCGTATCCGATGCTTCTGTAAGTAATGTAATGCGGACTCCAGGAAGCGGTTTCATCCCAAACATCCTTAAGGCGATCGCATGGCTGTGTCCACCACCAATCAACACCAAGTCTTTGACAATCGGATGCGATGCTTGCATACTCTAATTCAATAGATTATCCCTGTACTTCCACGTTAAGACAATTTTCGGGTGGTTGACCTTGCGCTACGCGTAGAATATTTGCTACGACAGCCTTAGCAATTCCCGTTGCAGCAGTATCGGTGTGTCCGCCTAAATGCGGCGTCAGTGTTAAATTCAAGTTTGCTTGCAATAGTGGGGAATCGGGTGCTAATGGTTCTTGTTGAAAGACATCAAGTCCCGCACCTGCAATGACTTTATTTTGCAAGGCTTTTACCAATGCGTTTTCATCTATCCACGCACCGCGAGTCACGTTAATCAGATACGCATTAGATTTCATTTGTTGAAAGTCTTCCCAACCAAAAGGCTGCGTGACATTATCCGCTGAAGCCGCAATAATCACAAAATCGGAGTGTTGTAGTAAGTGCGATCGCTCTTTAGGTGTTCCCAACCACTCCAAACCAAGCGTATGCGCTAATTGTGGATCGAGTTGTCGCTTAATTCCTAATAATTGAACCTCAAAAGCCCGTAATCTGCGTGCAATTGCTTGTCCGATACCTCCTAAACCATATATACCAACCCTTTTTTTCCACAAACTTTGTCCTTCAGGTTGATTCCAGTCAAGTTCACTACCGCGATAGTTACGCGCTAAAGCTAGCATATGTAATATTACAAGTTCTGCAACTGATTCAGCATTACCCGTACCAGGTGAAGGAACATTGGCAATATAAATCCCGCGCTGTGTCGCCGCAGCAATATCAACGTTTTCGACACCAACTCCTGATCGCTGAACAAGACGCAACTGCGGTAAGCGACCCATCAGCGCAGCATCAACAGGTTGAATACCTGGAACTAAAACAAACGTATCTGGTGCATCGAGAACAACGCGATCATGCGGTAATGTAATGACAGTCCCAGGAGAAAAATGATCAGCAATCCGCTGTGCTAAGTCATCAGAAGATGTAACAACAACACGCCCAGGAAGATTTTCAGACTCGTGTATGCGATCGCTCATTGTTAATTTAGCAAGACTTAACTTAATTTACTATCATGATTGACTTGTATACCTTTACGACACCAAACGGACGCAAAGCTTCAATTATGTTGGAGGAAGTCGAACTTCCTTACAACGTCCATGTAATTGATATTACAAAAAACGATCAATTTACACCGGAATATGTAGCGATTAATCCCAATAGTAAAATTCCCGCAATTGTGGATCAAGACACAGGTATAACAGTTTTTGAATCAGGAGCAGTACTGATTTATCTCGCTGAAAAAACCGGAAAACTGCTACCTACAGATCAAAAACAACGCTTTCAAGTTTTGGAATGGCTCATGCTACAAATGGGAAGTGTTGGACCGATGTTTGGTCAACTTAATCATTTCAAAAAGTTTGCTCCCGAAAAAATTCCTTATGCAATTCAACGCTACGAAAAAGAAACTTTACGACTTTACGGAGTATTAGACAAACAACTGGCAAGTCATGAATTTTTTTGTGGTGACTACTCGATTGCAGATATTGCCACATATCCCTGGGTCGCTATCTATGACTTTCAAGGCTTAACGCTAGACAATCACCCGAATCTCAAACGCTGGGTAGAAACCATGCAACAACGTCCAGCAGTACAAAGTGGGATGTCAGTACCTTAACCAAAATTCTCCACACAACGCACAAAAATTTCTACGCCCATACCCAACGCCGTTTCATCAAAATCAAAACGGGGATGATGGTGAGGATACGCTAAATTTCGACTTAAATTTGCCGAACCTAAAAAGAAATAGCACCCAGGAACTTGCTGCAAAAAGAATGACATATCTTCGCCGCCCATCGTTTGACACTCAGGGACAATTCCTAAAGGCGTTTCCACAACTCTGACAGCTTGCGATCGCACAAATTCTGCCATGTCAGGATTATTAATTACTGGGGGATACAGGTGCGAGTAATTTAATTCATACGTTGCGCCATGACTTTGACAAATTCCCGCAATAATTTGCTCGATGCGTTGAGCAAAATATCCCTCTAACTTCGGGTTAAAATATCGTACTGTCCCACTCATGTTTGCTGTATCCGCAATCACATTGAGTGCTGTTCCTGCATGAAGTTTACCGACAGTCACGACGGCTGATTCGATTGGATCGACATTTCGTGCTACGATTGTTTGCAATGCATTGACAATTTGGGCAGCTACTACTATAGAATCAACAGTCTGATGTGGCATTGCACCGTGTCCGCCTTTACCCAAGATTGTGCAGCGAAAAGTCTCTACGGCTGCCATCAATGCACCGCTACGGATGCCTACTGTACCTATTGGTAAATTATTCCACAGATGTAAACCAATAATGGCATCAACATCGGGGTTCTTGAGCACCCCAGCCTCAATCATTGGCTTAGCGCCTCCTGGACCTTCTTCTGCTGGCTGGAAGATGATTTTTACAGTACCGCTAAACGTATCAGGGTGTTGCGAAAGATAGTAAGCTGTACCAAGGGCGATCGCGGTATGTCCATCATGTCCGCAAGCGTGCATGACACCATCATGCTGGGAACGATACGGAACCTCATTTTCTTCCTGAATTGGTAATGCATCCATATCCGCCCGAATCGCCAACACAGGTAATTTTGAGCTAGTTTTCTTCCGACCTCTAATAACAGCAACAATTCCCGTTTTAGCAATTTCTGTTTGATGCTCAATTCCCCATTCTTGCAGTTTTTCAGCAACAAATTTAGCCGTCAAGTGTTCTTGAAAACCGAGTTCTGGGCGTTGATGTAACTTGTGCCGCCATGCAACTAATTGCGGCTGTAAAGCTTGAATATCTGAGCGAATGCGAGATAAATCAATGCTGAGGGGTTGTGAAGGAGTAGAAACCATTACTACTGATTAATTAAATAAAATGTGCAAAGCATATAATTAATGCTGCTTACTCTATCTGTAGCCTAACCCATTCACGGAAAGCACGGCGCATTGCTTTTTTTCCTGAGGCTTGATGTTGCTGAATAAAAGGAATAATTTGCTGTACTCGAATCAGAGGAAAAGCAAGACTAATGTCTGTTTCAGTATATGTCTCGCCCTGAAGTTGATAGATCTTAATTTGTCCTTTGTCGTAACGCCAAATCTCAGGAACGCCTAATCTTGCATAAATAGGCATGCGATCAAGTGACTTGCTTGTAATGTCAATTTCTAAGACTAAATCGGGTGGTGGATCTTGGGTAAGATCAAAATCTAATTTACCGCGAATTTCTAACTCATGCTGAAAGTAAAAACAGTTATCAGGTTCTACTCCTGCTAGCAAATCTGGGCGTTTCCAAGTTGTCGAACCAAGCGTTTCGTAATCAACATCGAGGACATCTGCAAGATCTTTAACTAAATCTCCAACTGCTTCTTTGTAGTATTCATGTTCGGGTAATGGAGCCATAATTTCTAGAGTTCCTCGGTCATACGCAAGTCGAGCAGCACGATGATCGCCCAATTGAGTTAGTATTTTTTCAAAAGTCTGCCAGTCAACATTTTCTAATAAGACACTTTTTCCCGTTGGTACACTTAGCAGAATATCAGTGTCAGATGTTACGGTTGCTATGTCTGGAGTAACCAAGTATTTTAAGGCAAGCTGCATATCTTTGGTGGTAATGGGTAATGGGTAATGGGTAATGGATACATAGATATTCTTGCCAACTGCCAGTTACCAATCAACAGCTTTCAAGTTAACCTTATTCTCATTTACTTAATTTTTAGTATAATTTTCAACTTGGCAACATGAGATCTAAGTCTAAAGCTGCAGCAGCTTGTGATAATTTGTCCAAGTTGGTGGGGTCAGCAAAATAAGGTAAGCAACCGAGAACTGGGATATTTGTGAGCGATTGAATTAATTCAGGAGGAGTTAGATCTTCTATTTCTTGTGGCGATCGCGCTTGAACGCAATTAAGTATAATTCCTTTAAGTGAAACGCGAGCTTGTCGTGCTAAAGCTACATTTGCTACTGCTTGGGCGATCGCACCTAAACGTACAGGAACAACTAGCACAGTCGGTAAGCGCCATTCAGCGGCTAAGTCTGCAACAGTGAACTCGGCGGTTACGGGCGAACCTAACCCTCCCAAAGCTTCTATTAGAACAAAATCTCGCGACGCCCTTAAGTTTTGCAACGTTTGCCATACGAGTGCTAAATCGATATCGCGATTTTCCTTAGCGGCGGCGATTGGTGGTGCTAGCGGTGCTTCAAAGTAAAGTGGTGTGATTTCTGTTATCGATTGATTCAGCGATAGCTGCGAGTATAATTCGCGATCGCCTGTTCCCGATTGAATCGGCTTCATAATACCCAAATTGCGAAAATGTTTTCGCCAGTAAGCAAGCAACGCTGTTGTAACAACAGTTTTTCCTGCATCAGTATCAGTTCCCGCAATTAGTAATGCATTCACATCAATTCACTTGAGTAGTGGGTAATAGGTAATGGGTAATAGATCTTCTTGCCAATGACCAGTTACCAGTTAACCTATTGTAAATTTTCGATACCGATATTCACAGTAAACTCGATATCCTCGTTCGCCGTCGGAATCATGTCAATTTGATAATCACCGCTACGCGATACTTGCGATTGCCAGTTCAACAAATTGGTAGCGCCTTCAATTAATTGACCATCCGGATCGCGAATATCTAAAGTCACTGCACCTTGGGTTACTGCCACCGATAAAACTTGCCCTTCTTGTACGTTAACTAAGTAGCGTGTTATTTGCTGTGGTTCTGTGATCCCTGATGGTGTGACTACTTCTCCAGGATTGACACTAATTCGTTCGGGGACGACTGTGGGGATAACTGTTGATGGTGGCGTTTCTGTAGGCGTTGGTGTCGGTAAAACTGGATTTTCCAGTAAAACATCAAGTTGATAGTTGCTTTCCTCAATTCCTTGCACAGGGCTTAATTGAATCGTATATTCTCCAGTAAATGGCAATGTGCCTTGATAGCGCGTGACTCTTCGGGCTAATTCTTCGATGGGTGCTTGATTTGGTCCTAACACAGTCAACAGAACGCCTTCTTGTGCAAGAGCCGTACTAAGTTGTTGTCCTTGTTCGCCATTAAAGGTGTAGTTAGCTGTTCCGTTAGCTTGTAGTGTACCGGAAACACTTGCTGTTGCGCCAGGGACAAGATCCAACTGTTGACTAAAAGTTGTCGGTTCAGGAGAAGGTGTTTCAGTGACCGTTGGAGTTGGTGTCGGGCTTTCGGGAACTATAGGAGAGGGAAATGATTGTGGTTCTGGAGTACGGTTGCTCAAAAAGTAACTGACTAAGAACAATGAACCAAAGCCAGCCACCAAAGCAACACAAAGCCCAATTCCAATCACAGCCCAAGGATTTTCCCAAATTTCGCGTTTTCGCGGTACAGGAATTACTGGATCAGACTGTCTAGATTGACGAGAATTTGAACCAATTAAATTAGGACGACGACCTACAGCAATTGTTTGAATTTGCGATACTTCCGGCGTAACAGGTTCGGAAAGACTTGATGATTCTTCAGTATTGGCGATCGCCTTGCGGTGTAGATTGGGAAGTTGCGGATTTGTCGCGTTGAGACGATCAACTGAAGATAAAGCTTTCGCAACTTCTACCACTGATTGGTAGCGATCGCCTGGTCTTACACTCAACATGCGATTTAAGACTTCAGTAAATTCTGGCGTGATAGTTGCCCATTGTTGCCAGTTCCATGTCAGTTCGGTATCGTCAAATAACTCTTGAGGCTCTTTTCCTGTCAGCAGGACAATGGCAGTTACAGCTAAAGCATACAGATCGCTATTAGGGTAAGCTTTTCCTGTTTGCAGTTGTTCGCTTGGTGCATAACCTAATTTACCTACAGTTGTAGGTTGTGGTGAATTATTGGCTGATTGAAATTGCGTTGCTAATTCTTTGACAACACCAAAATCAATCAATACTGGTTTATTATCACTTTCGCGCAAAATAATATTGTCTGGTGAAATATCGCGGTGAATAATACCACGGGTGTGTAAATGTGCTAGTACAGGTAATAATTGTCGAATTAACTGTAAGACAGCCACCTCTGAAAAAGTTTGTCCCTGGGCAATGCGTTCTTCCAACAACTCGTGATAGGTTTTTCCTTCAACATAATCCTGCACCAGAAACAAACGTTGATCCTCTTCAAAATTGGCACGAAATTGTGGTACTTGAGGATGCTGTATCTGGTACAAAGTCGCTGCTTCGCGTTGAAATAACTCTTTTGATTTTTCAAGATGAAAATCGTCGTTTTGATTAGGTATTAATTCTTTTAATGCACATAGTTCATTGAAGCGTCCTTGATCTTGCGCTAAATAAGTACGACCAAATCCTCCCTGACCCAAAACTTGAATTATTCGGTAGCGGTTTTGTAGTACACTTTCCAGTGGAATAGGTGGTTGCATCGTTTTTGCTAAATCTTAAGCTATTCTGTAAAAGTTCAACGGTTCACTAACAATTAAGACCAAGTAATTTTACCTAAAAATTTCTCGGTCAACTGATAACTTCGCGATTAAATTCTTTGTTACTCGCTGGATTCAAGGAGTGGCAATTATTCAACATAGTTCCTACCACAGTTTGTGCTCCAAATCTGCCGACAAGTCAATCAAAAAAAATAGTTTAACTTGCTATTACTAAAAACTTTATACAAGCTTATAATTAAAATTCCCCGTTATGTCCAAGAAGTCACTAAAGCAGTGATGATAAGATTTTCATGAAGGTGCTCCGAGGGTCTGCCGTGCTCAGTTCTGCAACTTTGACACTTCAGTCAGCTCCTACTGCGGTTGCTGATAATAACCGTCTGCGTCTATTTTCTGGCTCTGCTAATGTACCGTTCTCCCAAGAAGTTGCTCGTTATTTGGGCATGGAACTGGGACCGATGATTAGAAAGCGCTTCGCAGATGGTGAACTTTACATTCAAATTCAAGAATCAATTCGCGGTTGCGATGTTTATCTCATTCAGCCGACTTGCCATCCCGTTAATGATAATCTGATGGAATTGCTGATTATGATCGATGCCTGTCGTCGGGCTTCGGCGCGGCAGATTACAGCAGTGATTCCCTACTATGGTTACGCGAGGGCTGATCGCAAAACGGCAGGGCGCGAGTCGATTACAGCTAAGTTGGTGGCTAACTTGATTACTCAAGCAGGCGCTAATCGCATTGTAGCGATGGATTTGCACTCCGCGCAAATTCAAGGTTACTTTGATATTCCCTTCGACCATGTTTATGGTTCTCCAGTTTTGATTAATTATTTAGCTAGTAAGCAGCTTGCTGACTTGGTGGTCGTTTCGCCTGATGTCGGAGGTGTTGCTAGAGCAAGAGCATTTGCGAAAAAGCTAGATGATGCACCGCTTGCAATTATCGATAAACGGCGTCAAGCACACAATGTCGCTGAAGTCCTCAATGTCATTGGTGATGTTGAAGGCAAAACTGCGGTACTGGTAGACGATATGATTGATACTGGCGGTACGATTACAGAAGGCGCCAAGTTATTGCGCGAACAGGGAGCGCGTCAGGTTTATGCTTGTGCAACGCATGCCGTGTTTTCACCACCAGCAGTGGAACGTTTATCGAGTGGGATATTTGAGGAAGTGATTGTTACTAATACGATTCCTGTCCCTGAAGATTATCGTTTTGCACAATTAACAGTACTCTCAGTGGCAAATCTCATCGGTGAGACTATCTGGCGCGTTCACGAAGATAGTTCAGTAAGTAGTATGTTTCGTTAGTTAGCAAGCAATCTGAGGGGCAATAAATGCCCCTATTTTGTGTCTTAAAAAAAGATGAATGTTCAAATCTAATATCAATAATATTGTGTAGCAACGTAGTCCCATGTCAATACCAAAGCACTTCACAGTTGCAGACGGGCGTAGGCTTCAATGCGTAGTATGCGAACATGACTTGTTTTGGCGTCGAGAAGCGCAGCTAAATACTGCGATCGCTACCTTCTTTAATATAGATTGGGCGAATTAAATCTGCTGTCTGTTTGGTTTGTGACTATTACGGCTATATTCATTGGTTCCTTCCCTCATGAATTAACATCAATGTTAATTGCTTTGAGTTTTAACCGCTTAGATCACCTCTAGTGAAATAAGTTAACAGTCGTTATAAATAATTGAGAAACACTTCAGGAACTAACTTGAGTTCTCCAGTTTTAAAACGATCGCACTCTACCCAAAGTGCAGTCTTTTTCCGTTTACCTTCTTTAAAATCAAGCGTATCTATTTGATAAAATTTGGGGTCTACAAAATCGCATTCATAGATAAAAAGAATTTCGTGACCTGGTTTATCGTTGTAAGTAAACAAACTTTCGTTACAGTCAAGGTAGCGAATATTGGTAATTTCCGCTTGAATTTCTTCGTAAAACTCCCGTTGTAAGGCTTCACGGCTAGTTTCTCCAAAATCAACACCGCCGCCCATCGCGCGATAAAAAGTTTGTTGCTTACCAGGATCGTAGCCTTGAGAAAGAAAAATGCGTTCGCTATCTCGCACCAATCCCAAGGCTAATACCCGAATTTCACCAGGTTTGTGCATTTTAGTTGTTACTACCGTCGTAGATAAAACCAGAACGATCGCTATCTTCTACTGTCCAGTCTTCGTTTTCACCACCAATGAATAAAGTGGCAATATTAACATATTCCTTGCTCAGCTGCTTTAAGGCATTGATGAGAATATCAAGGGCGATCGCATCACTCGTCCCTATGTCAAACCAGCAACGTCCCCATGTTCCTTCATATTCAAATTCTCCCATATTATGCATCAGTGCCATCAAACTGTTATCAGCCGTCTGCTCGTCGTAATGCATATAGCTGAGATCGAGTCCTTGTTCCTGCACTTGCAGGTTTTCCGCGTTGAATGCTCCAAGTTTACCTAAATAGAACCAAGAGTTAAACACTTCTTCGACATATCGTTTCTCCATTTCTGAAGGAACGGTAGCAAACTCTAACCAAATCCATACATCAAAAGGATCGAACTCACGGAACTGTACCTGCATTGTTTTGAGATTAACGAGCAACGAACATTGACAATACAATAATCTTAATCAATTATGAGATGCAGTTGTTTTTGGTAATAGGAACAGGTAATAGCAGGGTTAGCTACTGGCTTGACTTGCCTACGTTAGGGATGTGAGATTATCTAGCACTGCTGACACGCTGAAATGCCCTACTGCGTTCGCGTTCAATTTGTTTAACTAAACTAGATGGCAGTTGATCTTTCTTAGCAAGCGAGCGATCAAAATTTTCCACTGCGGCTTTGATTGCGGAGGGATTATTTTGCTTATTGCCCTGTTCGGCAAGAATTTGAGCTTTGAGATAATACAATTCAGGATTCTCAGGAGTTGCTTGTAAAGCTCGCTCTACATAAGTTAAAGCTTGGGTATACTGATCCAAATCGCGGTAGCCAATAGCCAAACCACGATCTGCTAAATACCGAGGACCTGCAAATTTTACCAGTCGATCAATGGCTTGTTGTGGGCTAGAAAATGGCAGATTGACTGCTAGCATCAAATCCATATAGCCCCGTAATAGATTCAGTTCTGGGTCATTAGGGGCAACGGCTTCTGCTTGATCTAAATAAGAGTAAACTTGTCTTAATTCTGATAATGCTCGTGGTGTACCGCGAACAGTTCCCTCCTGTGCTAAAGCGGCTGCACCTTGCAAAAAATGACCGACAGCAGCATATAAATTACCTCGCAGAGGATCTTGACTGATCAACTGCCTTCCAGTTTCTAAAGTTTGCTTGCCATAGTTACTGAATGCGTTAATATCATCGTTCAATGTATATGCTAGTGAAGCTCTCATCGCATAAGCTAAAGGTTCATTCGGTTCGCTAGCCTCAGCTTGATTAAGATAATTTGCAGCGGCTTGATAATTACCCTGCTCGAATATGGCTCTAAATGCTGCTTCTGTGTTGTCGCCAATTTGACGTGGGTTAGTAGCACGGAACGGATCTTGAGCTAGAGTTGGATTAAACCCCAAACTAAGTGTCACTAATGTTGTGCTAGCCAAAGCAGCGAACGCGTGTTGTACAGCTAAAAACCATTTTTTACGCATAATCAACCTCTCGATTGTTCTCTGACTAATGCCTCAGCCTCAAATCAGGACAGCAATGCCAGAATAAAAGCATCATGACAAAATGCGTTTGCCAAAATTACAGTACAAGAACTCATGAACTTCAAACTATTATCAGTGTTCCCTCTAAGGTGGAGTTTAGCTTGAGTAGATCAGAAGTTGAAAGCTCATATTTAGAAATTGGTCTGAATTCTTTGGTAATCTTAACGGATGCTCTACCTCAAAAATCTTATCTATCATCCTCCAGCAAGTCCCACTGCTATTCTCAAGTCAATTAATCTACAGTTAGCGCCCCAAACCTTGGGATTGATTATTGGGCGGAGTGGTTCGGGTAAAAGTACGCTATTAGAAATTTTATCTGGACTTGTTGAAGCAACGACAGGTCAAATCTCTTGGCGAGATCAAGAACTTACTACTGATTACCTACAACAATTAGCGGGCTTGGTTTTTCAATTTCCCGAACGTCATTTTTGTGGTGGTACAATTTTGGAGGAATTGCGCTTAGGACATCCTGAAATAGGCTCAGAACGAGTACGACAAGCTTTGCAAGAAGTTGGATTAGAGCATTTATCTTTACACGCTGCACCTCATGCTTTAAGTGGCGGACAGCAACGCCGTTTAGCATTGGCTGTACAACTGATTCGTCAACCACACTTACTGTTATTAGATGAGCCAACCGCTGGTTTAGACTGGTCAATGCGGCGACAGCTAGTTAATTTGTTGGCAAAACTGAAACAACACTGGACGTTGTTAGTGGTGACTCACGATGCTAGCGATCTAGTGAGTATCGCTGATAGTTGTTGGACGCTGAATCATGGAGTATTGGAAGCTGTACCCGATCCTGCTTTACTCGAAGCAAAAGCGCAAGGTGCGATCGCAATCAATAAAATCTCAGTTGACAAAATTGAGGAAGCTTCAGAAGCAGGATAAAGTTAGTGATGAAGAATTAGTTCAGGTATGGTAACATCACCACTGCTGCCGCAAATGTTGGATGTATGGCAGCAAATGAATTGGCAACCGACAGCAGCACAACAAAAGAAGTTTCAACGCCTTTACGAATTGATTTTGGCAGGTAATCGTCAGTTGAATTTAACGCGAATTACAGAACCAATCGAGTTTTGGGAAAAGCATTTGTGGGATTCACTGCGCGGAATTGCCCCCTTACTATCTACTCAAGACACTGATATTAAGATCATTGATATTGGTACAGGTGCAGGTTTTCCAGGAATTCCCGTGGCGATCGCCCTTCCCAATCACGTTACCCTCCTCGACTCAACACGCAAGAAAATAACTTTTCTCGATAACCTCTTAGCAGAACTTGATATCCAAAATGCGACTACCTTAGTGGGTAGAGCAGAAACGATCAATAAACTTCCTCAACATCATCAAAGCTACGATGTTGCACTAATTCGGGCTGTAGGTTCGCCATTACTGTGTGCTGAGTATACCTTGCCATTGTTAGAACCAAATGGTTTAGCCGTTCTCTATCGCGGACAGTGGACAACAGATGAAACTGAAGCTTTGCAAACTAAGGTTAAGCAGTTGAGTGGTGTAATCGAGAAGATTGAGGAGTTTGTTACGCCTTTAAGTAATAGCGTTCGCCACTGCGTGTATTTACGGAAAATTTTCTGAGTTGGGGTTTAGCAATGCCAAACCCCAAATTCTTATGTTGTTTTTGTAACTTGTGCTAATCGCTGATTAATCTCATTCCAATTAACCACATTCCACCAAGCATTGAGATAATCTGCACGACGATTTTGATACTTAAGGTAATAAGCGTGTTCCCACACATCATTACCCATAACCGGATAGTTGCCTTCCATAAAAGGACTATCTTGGTTTGCAGTACTGGTAATTTGGTAGTTGCCATCACGAGTACGGATTAACCAAGCCCAACCACTACCAAAACGCCCCTCACCAGCCGAATTGAATTGTTTTTTAAATTCTGCAAAGCTACCAAAATTTTGGTTAATGATTGTAGCAATTTGTCCTGTTGGTTCACCACCACCATCTGGACTCATAATTTGCCAAAACATTGTATGGTTGACGTGACCGCCACCATTATTGCGGATGGAAGTGCGAATATCTTCTGGAACCCGATCAAGATTGAATAAGAGTTGTTCTACAGTTCTACCTTTAAGTTCAGGATGCTTTTCTAGCGCTGCATTTAAGTTTTTGACATAGGTTGCATGGTGGCGATCGTGATGAAATCGCATTGTTGCAGCATCAATATGTGGTTCGAGTGCATTGTAGTCATAAGGTAAAGGTGGTAACTCGAAACTTCCACTGCTACTAGGAGGAGTTTCCGCAGCTAAAGCAGTCTTGAGTAAACTGTGCGGACGCAATGTATCAATTGCAACTGCACCAGCACTTGCTCCTAGTATAAATAGGAAATTTCGCCGATTAAGAGTCATAAGTTATAGATGCTACTCAACTAATCAGATATCTTCTCAGTTCATACACATAATACATCTATCGTTTACATGATTTTTAAATTAAGAAGAGGTCGGAGGTCAGGGATCAGAGGTCAGAATAGGAAAGCGGGAACTTAAAAAAGATGACTTATTGCGATAACCGCTTGACGGCAGCACCGCTTAATAATTGATGTGCTTCTTGTAAGATACTTGGAATATCTGCTGCGTGAGGGCTATTTCTCAGACAATTTTGTAAATTGAGTTGATTGATTTTGGCAGCATTCGCACCTGGAAACCAGCTACCACCATTGCCTAAGAGGTTGTAGCGCATTTTTGCATATTCAATCATATCGTAGGCGATCGCTAAATTTCGCAACCACAAAATCACAGGAATATTCACATCGCCTGGTGTTTCACTGTGTTTAGGTAAACCAACGTGCCAAGTTTT
Above is a window of Gloeocapsopsis sp. IPPAS B-1203 DNA encoding:
- a CDS encoding superoxide dismutase codes for the protein MTLNRRNFLFILGASAGAVAIDTLRPHSLLKTALAAETPPSSSGSFELPPLPYDYNALEPHIDAATMRFHHDRHHATYVKNLNAALEKHPELKGRTVEQLLFNLDRVPEDIRTSIRNNGGGHVNHTMFWQIMSPDGGGEPTGQIATIINQNFGSFAEFKKQFNSAGEGRFGSGWAWLIRTRDGNYQITSTANQDSPFMEGNYPVMGNDVWEHAYYLKYQNRRADYLNAWWNVVNWNEINQRLAQVTKTT
- a CDS encoding NUDIX hydrolase, translated to MHKPGEIRVLALGLVRDSERIFLSQGYDPGKQQTFYRAMGGGVDFGETSREALQREFYEEIQAEITNIRYLDCNESLFTYNDKPGHEILFIYECDFVDPKFYQIDTLDFKEGKRKKTALWVECDRFKTGELKLVPEVFLNYL
- a CDS encoding DUF3531 family protein, whose protein sequence is MQVQFREFDPFDVWIWLEFATVPSEMEKRYVEEVFNSWFYLGKLGAFNAENLQVQEQGLDLSYMHYDEQTADNSLMALMHNMGEFEYEGTWGRCWFDIGTSDAIALDILINALKQLSKEYVNIATLFIGGENEDWTVEDSDRSGFIYDGSNN
- a CDS encoding ribose-phosphate pyrophosphokinase; protein product: MKVLRGSAVLSSATLTLQSAPTAVADNNRLRLFSGSANVPFSQEVARYLGMELGPMIRKRFADGELYIQIQESIRGCDVYLIQPTCHPVNDNLMELLIMIDACRRASARQITAVIPYYGYARADRKTAGRESITAKLVANLITQAGANRIVAMDLHSAQIQGYFDIPFDHVYGSPVLINYLASKQLADLVVVSPDVGGVARARAFAKKLDDAPLAIIDKRRQAHNVAEVLNVIGDVEGKTAVLVDDMIDTGGTITEGAKLLREQGARQVYACATHAVFSPPAVERLSSGIFEEVIVTNTIPVPEDYRFAQLTVLSVANLIGETIWRVHEDSSVSSMFR
- the rsmG gene encoding 16S rRNA (guanine(527)-N(7))-methyltransferase RsmG — encoded protein: MVTSPLLPQMLDVWQQMNWQPTAAQQKKFQRLYELILAGNRQLNLTRITEPIEFWEKHLWDSLRGIAPLLSTQDTDIKIIDIGTGAGFPGIPVAIALPNHVTLLDSTRKKITFLDNLLAELDIQNATTLVGRAETINKLPQHHQSYDVALIRAVGSPLLCAEYTLPLLEPNGLAVLYRGQWTTDETEALQTKVKQLSGVIEKIEEFVTPLSNSVRHCVYLRKIF
- a CDS encoding energy-coupling factor ABC transporter ATP-binding protein produces the protein MLYLKNLIYHPPASPTAILKSINLQLAPQTLGLIIGRSGSGKSTLLEILSGLVEATTGQISWRDQELTTDYLQQLAGLVFQFPERHFCGGTILEELRLGHPEIGSERVRQALQEVGLEHLSLHAAPHALSGGQQRRLALAVQLIRQPHLLLLDEPTAGLDWSMRRQLVNLLAKLKQHWTLLVVTHDASDLVSIADSCWTLNHGVLEAVPDPALLEAKAQGAIAINKISVDKIEEASEAG
- a CDS encoding Sll0314/Alr1548 family TPR repeat-containing protein; the encoded protein is MRKKWFLAVQHAFAALASTTLVTLSLGFNPTLAQDPFRATNPRQIGDNTEAAFRAIFEQGNYQAAANYLNQAEASEPNEPLAYAMRASLAYTLNDDINAFSNYGKQTLETGRQLISQDPLRGNLYAAVGHFLQGAAALAQEGTVRGTPRALSELRQVYSYLDQAEAVAPNDPELNLLRGYMDLMLAVNLPFSSPQQAIDRLVKFAGPRYLADRGLAIGYRDLDQYTQALTYVERALQATPENPELYYLKAQILAEQGNKQNNPSAIKAAVENFDRSLAKKDQLPSSLVKQIERERSRAFQRVSSAR